GCGTAAGACCTTGGCCATGCTGTGAACATCGGCAATATCGGGTACATTGCTGATTACAAATCGGCCCTGCCCCATCAAAGTAGCTGCCATCAGCTTAAGAACCGCGTTTTTCGCGCCGCTGACCCGAACTTGACCGGAAAGGGGTTTGCCACCTTCTATCACCAGTTGATTCATCATGATCACTCCATCCCAAAGTGGCTAACGGCCTGAAGCAGCAGCCTGAACTGATGCGGCATCATCTAAGAGAAATTGCTCCCCGACCTTGCGAATATCCCCGGCGCCCATGACAATCACCAGGTCTCCCGGTTGCCGAACCTCCCTCAGCGCCCCTACCACTCCCTGATGGTGACCGGCATAGATTACATGATTGTGATACTTCGCGGTTTCCGTGGCCAGCAACTGACCGGAAATTCCTGGAATTGGGGCTTCAAAGGCCGGGTAAATATCGGTTAACACCACGACATCAGCGTCGGCAAAGGCCGAGGCAAAGTCTGTCAAGAAAAACTTGGTGCGGGAATACCGGTGGGGCTGAAATACCGCCACCACCCGACGATCTAACTCCTTCGCAGCAGTCAAGACGGAGCGAATTTCTGTGGGATGGTGGGCATAATCGTCGACGACCAAGACGTCGTCCTTCATTCCCAGAATCTCAAATCTCCGCTTGGCGCCATGGAAATTCCGAAGCGCCTCGAATATTCTTTCTTTGGGAACACCGTAGCGCCTAGCCGTAGCAATGGCTGCAAGGGCATTGACTACGTTGTATTTGCCAGGGACACTCAGTTCAAAGGTTCCGTAATACTCCCGCCCCAGAAATACATCAAAGGTTGAACCCAATCCCATCAGGTGCACCATTTTTGCACTGATGTCGGGTTCCCCTGTCAGGCCATAGGTGATCACCGGCTTCGATGTGCGCTCCACTAGCTTCTTGACATTGGGACAGTCGGTACAGACTACTGCTGCACCATCATCGGGTAGCTGCTCAAGAAATCGGTGGAAGGATGCAAGGATGTGGTCTAAATCTTTGTAGTAGTCCATGTGCTCGGAATCAATATTGGTAACTACCGCGGTATGACAGGGTAGTTCTAAGAAAGACCCGTCGCTTTCATCGGCCTCTGCTACCATAATGTCACCGGAGCCGTATACCGCGTTGCTGCCTAAGTCTCCTACTTCTCCGCCAATGGCAACGGTTGGATTCAGCCCTGCCGTGGTTAAAATCATGGAAATCATGGAGGTGGTAGTGGTCTTGCCATGGGTTCCAGACACTGCAATACCCCGATGATTCGCCATCAATCGCCCCAACATTTGCGCTCGGCTGATGACGGGAATCCCCCTTTGATGTGCGGAAACCAGCTCGATATTGTCCTTGGGGATTGCCGTGGATGCCACCACGATCTCCGCATCACCGAGATTAGCAGCATTGTGCCCAATAGTGATCCGGGCACCTAGTTCTTCCAGACCTACGATTTTGTCGTTACGAACCAGGTCGGATCCTGAGACTTGATGCCCCATCTTGAGTAGAATCTTAGCAATTCCACTCATTCCCACCCCACCAATGCCAACGAAATGTGCTCTCATCATCTCATCCCCTGCCGCGGAAGTCTTTACCTTGTTTCCTTCTCAACTGATAGTCCCATGCACGGTTCATCCTATGCCACTACCTAGTAATCGGTTACTACCTCTGGCAAGCTTGTCTCCCATGTACAGAAAAGATAACCCCTCGTCGAGCTATCAGACGAGGGAAGCAAGCACACTACCAATGAAAGACAACTAATTACGTCGAGATGAGGCACCGGCCTGAGAGATGTTGAGCAAGATCCCAATACCCGCCAGAGTAGTGACCAAGGAGGAACCGCCGTAACTAATCAAAGGCAGCGTGATTCCCGTTACCGGCAGGCTCCCAGTAACCACTCCGATATTCAGAATGGCCTGAAATCCGATCATGCCCGTAATTCCCATCGCCAATAGGGTGCCGAAAAGGTCCGGCGCATACAGGGCAATACGCACTCCCCGCCAGACCAGCAAGGCAAATAAGACTGCGACGGTGAAGGTGCCAACAAAGCCTAACTCCTCACCTAGGACCGCAAAAATAAAGTCAGTATGTTGTTCGGGAAGGTAGAAGAATTTCTGCCTTCCTGCCCCCAATCCCACTCCAAATAGCCCACCGGATCCAATGGCAAGGAGAGATTGAATCACATTCCAACCGGAGTCCGCGGGATCGGCCCAGGGGTCAATAAAGGCCAGGATTCGCTCCATCCGATAGGGTTCCAAGTAAATAAGTAGACCGGCCAGGGGAATACTGGCCAATCCGATGACAACAAAATGAAGGACCCGAGCACCGGCGGCAAAAAGCACCACTAACACACTACACATAATGGCGATGGAAGTGCCAAAGTCCGGTTCTAACATCACCAAGATAATGGCGGCGCCTGTCAGAGCAAGGGGCGGGAAAAAGCCCTTCCACCAAAATCTCATCTCTTCCCGCTTCACCGAGGCATAGGCGGCGGCGAAGTTGATCAGGGCGAGCTTAGCAACTTCCGAGGCCTGCAGATTCATAAAACCCAAATCGATCCACCGCTTTGAGCCATAGACTTCACGACCGATGATTAACACTAGCACCAGAAGAACAAAGGAGACGGCAAGTCCCAAGATCGCGACCCGTTTGTAGATGCGGTAGTTTAGACGCATAGTGATAAACATTAGGACTAAGCCAAGAACCACTGCTATCAGTTGTCGCTTGAGATAATGGTAGGCATCCTGGGTCTCCCTTAAGGCTGTGACGGAGCTGGAGCTAAAAACCATCACCACTCCAATAGCCAAAAGCAGCACGACGATCAAAAAGAGCATGATGTCAGGGGCTTGCTTGGTTTTTCCTGCCACTGTCTTCCCCCCATCCTCCTGGCTGAACTATCTAAGTAACGGCGGCAACCCCAACAAACCGATAATGGCAAACACAAACCCAATGATCCAAAAGCGGAAGGTCACCTTGGTTTCCGGCCAACCAACAAGCTCAAAGTGGTGATGCAAGGGACTCATCCGAAAAATACGCCGTCCTCCAGTGAGCCTAAAATATGTAACTTGAAGCATCACCGACAGCATCTCAATCACAAATAATCCTCCGACAATCAACAGGAAGAAGGGGGTGTTGGACAACACACTGATTGCACCCAAGGCTGCGCCCAAGCCCATAGAGCCGGTATCTCCCATAATCACCTGAGCGGGATGGGAATTGTACCAGGAAAAACCCAAACAGGCTCCGGCAACGGCCGCCCCGAAGATTGCCAAGTCCCAGCGCCCCAAAGCCACACAAATAATTGCCAAGGCAACGGAGGCGATGGCCGTTGCACCTGCAGCTAACCCGTCTAGTCCATCGGTGAAATTGACGGCATTGGCCGTTCCCGCCATCACGCCAATCACCAGTAATAGATATAGCCATGGGGGCAGATTAAGAACTAGGTTGGTAAAGGGTATGTAAAGGCCAATCCCTTGGCTGCTTTGCAGCATATAAAGTCCCAGCAAAACAGCCAGGACAACTTGACCCAAGAGCTTATCTCGAGCTCGCAGGCCAAGGGATCTTCTTTTCACTACGATAATATAGTCATCGATCAAGCCGATTAGCCCAAACCCTAAGGTAACAACCAAGGCGCTGATCACATCTAAGCTATCGGGCTGAAAGATCAAGGTGGCCACCGTGGTAGCCAACAAGATCATGATCCCGCCCATGGTGGGAATTCCCGTTTTTTTCAGATGGGACTTAGGGCCCTCAGACCGCACCGTCTGCCCGAATTTGAGCCTGCGTAGATACCAGATCACCGCCGGCCCCGAAATGATAGCCGTAGCAAAGGCCACGATAGCAGCATAAATAATTCTCATGTCCATTCAGTACATCCCCTTTGACTCTCGGTGGCCCCAAAGAGTTCTTGTCACTTCCTACCCCTAATCAACATCCGCTTCCTTGAAACCATTAACCACTGCCTCCAGACCAACGCCCCGAGAGGCCTTCACCAAGATCACCCTTGCCTGCCAAGGCAGACTCAAAGTCACGGTCCTTGCCTCGGTGGCATCGGCACAAAGGTGAATTCGGTCGGCAGGCATTCCCGCCTCCCTTGCTCCCTGAGCCATGAGCTCGGCAAATTCTCCAACGACAATCAGCCTTTCCGCCCCACTCTTTCCGGCGTAGCAACCCACTTGGCGATGGGCCGATTCCGCCAGATCCCCTAACTCCAGCATATCTCCCAGCACCAGCCATAGGGGTTTGTCCCGTTCCATCTGAGCCACGGTATCGATGGCCGCCTCCATGGCCGCCGGGTTGGCGTTATAGGCGTCATTGACCAGCACTGTTCCATTAGGCAGTGTCGCCACTTCCATTCGCATCGGCGAAGGAGAATAGTTGGCCAGGCCCCTAACGGCCTCCTGAACCGTCAATCCGCAGGCCACTCCGGCTAATATGGCTGCCGCCCCATTGCTGGCATTGTGAGCGCCAGGGATTGGAACTACAGCTTCGTACCTGCTTCCCAAGTAGGCAAAATCCATCACGATTCCCCGCTGCCCCTTCGCCGTCACCTGCAGAATCTGCAAGTCAGCCTGTGGGCTTTTTCCGAAGGTCAAGACGGAACATCTGGCATCCTCTGCCAGACTCATAACCAGGGGATCATCGGCGTTGAGAATCCCATAACCCTCCCGGGGTAAAGCTTGGATGAGCTCCCCCTTGGCCGCGGCAATGGCCGACATCGACCCCAGAAGTTCTAAGTGCACGGGATGGACATTGGTCACAATCCCAACGGTAGGCACCGCAATCTGGGCCAAGGCCGCGATCTGCCCTGAGCCCCGCATCCCCATTTCTACCACTAGGGCTTCATGGGTCTGATTCAGCTCCAGCAGTGTCAATGGAAGGCCAATTTCGTTATTGAAATTACCCGGTGTTTTTAACGTGGGGTAGCGCGTTGACAAAACCCCGGCAGTCAAGTCCTTGGTAGTGGTCTTGCCTGCACTCCCAGTGACAGCCACCACCGGCAGGGAAAACAACCGCCGATACTCTCGGGCCAGCTGCTGTAGGGCCAATAGAGTATCCTCGACTACCAAAAGGGCGGTGTCATTGAGCCCTGAATCGGCAAGCTCTGCCCTAATTCTATGCAGCTGGCCTTGCTCGCAGACTAGCCCCAAAGCCCCAGCTCTAGCGGCCGCAAGGGAAAAATCGTGTCCGTCGAACCTCTCTCCCCGCAGAGCCCAAAAAATCTCACCGGGCCGAACCTGGCGGGAATCCGTGGTGATATCGTAAACTACAGACTCTCTGTCACCGGTCACCAGCGCAGCTCCTGCCAGCTCTGCTATCTGGGCCAGGGTCATCGGTTCCATTATCTATCCTCTCCTTGTTTGCGATGGCGGCTCTGGCTACTTCCCGATCGTCAAAATGAATGCTGCGATCCCCGAAGATTTGATAGGTTTCATGCCCCTTACCGGCGATCAAAACCAGATCTCCCGATTGGGCCCGGTCAATGGCTCGAAAGATTCCCTGCTTCCGGTCAAGGACAATCTCATAGGGTGGAGGCTCCTCCACCTGTAATACTCCTTGCTCAATGTCTTGACAGATAGCTAGGGGGTCCTCCTGCCGCGGGTTGTCGGAGGTAATGACAACGTAGTCCGCTAGCTTGGCAGCAATGACTCCCATCTCAGGCCGCTTGCCCCGATCCCGGTTGCCGCCGCAGCCAAAGGCCACGATTACCTTTCCGGTGGTAAGGGCTCTGGCCGTCTGCAGCACATTCTCTAGACTATCGGGAGAATGGGCATAGTCCACGACCACAACAAAGTCCTGACCCAAATCCACCACCTCAAAGCGTCCATCGACACCGGAGACGCCCTCTAATCCAGCCACAATGGCATCAAGATCTAGGTTCAGGGCTAGAGCAGCGGCCGCGGCCGCGAGAGAGTTGTACACATTAAACATACCGGTAAGACGCATGTTCACCGACCGGGTTCCCGAGGAAGTCACCAACTGATAGCTAACCCCAGTGGGGGCTACTACCACGTCCCGTGCCTTAACACCGGGATTTCCCTCAATACCATAGGTGAGGACAGGAACGGAAGTCTTCTTGATTATTTCTCCGCTGTGGGCAGCATCGGTGTTAATCACCGCACAGGCCCTCTTGCCCTGGGTACCCAGGCCTTGGAAAAACCTGGTCTTGGCGGCTAGATAGTGCTCAAAGGTCTGGTGGAAGTCGAGGTGATCTCGACTGATATTAGTAAAAACTCCTAGGTCAAAGGCTGTACCAATGGTGCGCCCAAGCTCCACTGCGTGGGAGGATACCTCCATGACAGCATGGGAACAGCCCTCCTTTACCATATCGGCCAACAGCCGCTGCAGGTCCAAGGATTCTGGCGTAGTCCGGGAGGAATCTATCACCCGATCCTTGATCAAGTTCTGATTAGTGCCGATCAGACCAACACTGCTGCCCGCCGCCTCCAAGATAGCCTTGATCAAGTAAGTCGTAGTGGTCTTGCCCTTGGTGCCTGTTACTCCGATCACCGTTAGCCGGGAGGCAGGATCGCCGTAGAAGCAGGCACCAGCCAGCCCCATCGCCCGGCGGGAGTCTGCGACCTGGATAGTAACAATCCCTGGTGGTACTTCCACGGGCTCACTGTGAACAATGGCGACAGCTCCGGCGGCAACAGCCTCCCCGACGTAGAGGTGACCATCGGTGGCAAATCCTTTGATGCAGAAAAATATCTCTCCGGGACGAACCTGGCGTGAATCGTAGCTCAGTCCCGAGACGGTGATCTCCTCCGACGGCGGGCCGCCGACGGCTATGGGCTCGATGGCTTGGAGTATCCTTGATAATTTCATCTTTCTCGCCCTTTCCAGGCTGACACTTCATGGTGTATTA
The Bacillota bacterium DNA segment above includes these coding regions:
- a CDS encoding UDP-N-acetylglucosamine 1-carboxyvinyltransferase (adds enolpyruvyl to UDP-N-acetylglucosamine as a component of cell wall formation; gram-positive bacteria have 2 copies of MurA which are active) produces the protein MNQLVIEGGKPLSGQVRVSGAKNAVLKLMAATLMGQGRFVISNVPDIADVHSMAKVLR
- a CDS encoding UDP-N-acetylmuramate--L-alanine ligase → MMRAHFVGIGGVGMSGIAKILLKMGHQVSGSDLVRNDKIVGLEELGARITIGHNAANLGDAEIVVASTAIPKDNIELVSAHQRGIPVISRAQMLGRLMANHRGIAVSGTHGKTTTTSMISMILTTAGLNPTVAIGGEVGDLGSNAVYGSGDIMVAEADESDGSFLELPCHTAVVTNIDSEHMDYYKDLDHILASFHRFLEQLPDDGAAVVCTDCPNVKKLVERTSKPVITYGLTGEPDISAKMVHLMGLGSTFDVFLGREYYGTFELSVPGKYNVVNALAAIATARRYGVPKERIFEALRNFHGAKRRFEILGMKDDVLVVDDYAHHPTEIRSVLTAAKELDRRVVAVFQPHRYSRTKFFLTDFASAFADADVVVLTDIYPAFEAPIPGISGQLLATETAKYHNHVIYAGHHQGVVGALREVRQPGDLVIVMGAGDIRKVGEQFLLDDAASVQAAASGR
- the ftsW gene encoding putative lipid II flippase FtsW, translated to MLFLIVVLLLAIGVVMVFSSSSVTALRETQDAYHYLKRQLIAVVLGLVLMFITMRLNYRIYKRVAILGLAVSFVLLVLVLIIGREVYGSKRWIDLGFMNLQASEVAKLALINFAAAYASVKREEMRFWWKGFFPPLALTGAAIILVMLEPDFGTSIAIMCSVLVVLFAAGARVLHFVVIGLASIPLAGLLIYLEPYRMERILAFIDPWADPADSGWNVIQSLLAIGSGGLFGVGLGAGRQKFFYLPEQHTDFIFAVLGEELGFVGTFTVAVLFALLVWRGVRIALYAPDLFGTLLAMGITGMIGFQAILNIGVVTGSLPVTGITLPLISYGGSSLVTTLAGIGILLNISQAGASSRRN
- a CDS encoding phospho-N-acetylmuramoyl-pentapeptide-transferase, producing the protein MDMRIIYAAIVAFATAIISGPAVIWYLRRLKFGQTVRSEGPKSHLKKTGIPTMGGIMILLATTVATLIFQPDSLDVISALVVTLGFGLIGLIDDYIIVVKRRSLGLRARDKLLGQVVLAVLLGLYMLQSSQGIGLYIPFTNLVLNLPPWLYLLLVIGVMAGTANAVNFTDGLDGLAAGATAIASVALAIICVALGRWDLAIFGAAVAGACLGFSWYNSHPAQVIMGDTGSMGLGAALGAISVLSNTPFFLLIVGGLFVIEMLSVMLQVTYFRLTGGRRIFRMSPLHHHFELVGWPETKVTFRFWIIGFVFAIIGLLGLPPLLR
- a CDS encoding UDP-N-acetylmuramoyl-tripeptide--D-alanyl-D-alanine ligase, with product MEPMTLAQIAELAGAALVTGDRESVVYDITTDSRQVRPGEIFWALRGERFDGHDFSLAAARAGALGLVCEQGQLHRIRAELADSGLNDTALLVVEDTLLALQQLAREYRRLFSLPVVAVTGSAGKTTTKDLTAGVLSTRYPTLKTPGNFNNEIGLPLTLLELNQTHEALVVEMGMRGSGQIAALAQIAVPTVGIVTNVHPVHLELLGSMSAIAAAKGELIQALPREGYGILNADDPLVMSLAEDARCSVLTFGKSPQADLQILQVTAKGQRGIVMDFAYLGSRYEAVVPIPGAHNASNGAAAILAGVACGLTVQEAVRGLANYSPSPMRMEVATLPNGTVLVNDAYNANPAAMEAAIDTVAQMERDKPLWLVLGDMLELGDLAESAHRQVGCYAGKSGAERLIVVGEFAELMAQGAREAGMPADRIHLCADATEARTVTLSLPWQARVILVKASRGVGLEAVVNGFKEADVD
- a CDS encoding UDP-N-acetylmuramoyl-L-alanyl-D-glutamate--2,6-diaminopimelate ligase, which gives rise to MKLSRILQAIEPIAVGGPPSEEITVSGLSYDSRQVRPGEIFFCIKGFATDGHLYVGEAVAAGAVAIVHSEPVEVPPGIVTIQVADSRRAMGLAGACFYGDPASRLTVIGVTGTKGKTTTTYLIKAILEAAGSSVGLIGTNQNLIKDRVIDSSRTTPESLDLQRLLADMVKEGCSHAVMEVSSHAVELGRTIGTAFDLGVFTNISRDHLDFHQTFEHYLAAKTRFFQGLGTQGKRACAVINTDAAHSGEIIKKTSVPVLTYGIEGNPGVKARDVVVAPTGVSYQLVTSSGTRSVNMRLTGMFNVYNSLAAAAAALALNLDLDAIVAGLEGVSGVDGRFEVVDLGQDFVVVVDYAHSPDSLENVLQTARALTTGKVIVAFGCGGNRDRGKRPEMGVIAAKLADYVVITSDNPRQEDPLAICQDIEQGVLQVEEPPPYEIVLDRKQGIFRAIDRAQSGDLVLIAGKGHETYQIFGDRSIHFDDREVARAAIANKERIDNGTDDPGPDSRAGRSCAGDR